The DNA segment AAAGGAGCATCAGAGGGGATGCaatccttcctttctgtctttctccgTGCCTTAGAAAAAGCACAGTAGGAGTGGCACAGTTAAATCCTGAAACTAGACCCATGAGGACTCTTTCTGTCAGTGGGCAGGAGGGCTGACTACAGGGGAGCCTATGCACCAGCGAAGTGCTGCTTCAAATCACTGAACTAGCTTGCACCTCTTCTGTGTAAATGGGAGGATCGCTTTTATAGCAGTTGAGGAGATCAACGATCTAAATTGtaactgcaaaacttctgtttaaaatagcACAGTCCCGTAACAGGATTTCTAACATGATTCTATTCTTGTCTTTTACAGATGCTGTATCCATCTAGGATCTAAATTTTTAttggaaataaaatggagaatctgtttaatttttgtacttttctatttttatcctttctacGTGTTTTGAGGGATTTCATTCTTCTTCAGTAGCATACCAGAATTCACAGCACGGGATGGAGTAGTGATTCTAAGCTAGATAACGAAGTGGAGATTCCACCCGTGCTTGGCAAGGCATTTGTAGAGCAGACTACATTCTAAAGGCAAATAACTGTCAGCCTTTACTGCAACCTATCTGTGCCTCCCATCATGGAATCTGAATGGTTTGCAGGGCTAAACAATAAACGTTTACAACCTCATAAACTGTGCACATAAGCTTTATATAGAACATGGGAAATAATTCCTTGCCTACGTAGTAGAGGGAAACTTCTTGTTCCTGTTTCTCTTGTACTTGGCGATGACTGCTGTTGAGACAAAACTGTGTAATGGGGTGCTAAATCCTAGCAGGTTTAAGTCCTAGCTTGTATCTAAAAATAGCAGTTGTAGTAGAATCACAAAGAATGAGACCATATATACCTGGGCAGCATTTGTGCCTGTAGTATCTGCTGTATGAAACTTATTTAGACACATTTTCATCACACAGCTCTGTAGTGCCTGAGTATTAATACTTGCTGGTTTCCTGGCCAGCCTTATCACAGTGTGTAATGCGGAGTGGGGAGGATCCTTACATTAGACTAGTATATCGTTTTCATGAGTTCTTTAAGGTTTCTTGAACAAGAAGGCggtaaaaaatgaatttaaagctTCCTAAAGTGCAAGCCTCAAAGTTTCTCGGTACATGCCTCAAGAATACTGTGTAGTTTTAAGGGAGGTTTCAGGCAGCTGCGAGTTAGCATGGTTACTGCTGATGTCACAGTCCCAAAATGATCTGTCAGTACCCTGGATGGGTAATACCACTGATTCCGTGTAGTTGTTCCATCATTTGGAAGGCATCCCTAGTTGGTGAAGCAGGTGAGTTGTTGCCCTAACCTTCCTTTGGTCCCACTCCAGTGTAGGTCCCTCTTTCCCTGTGAGTGAGagcttccctctccctgcctggccctgctgtctgcctgcctgcagcagggagcccTCTGAGCTGGGACTGGGCTTGTCTCCCATCTCCTGCGGTGGGCTGGTATTTCATAACTAATCCTCTTCCTTCTGAAGGAGGTGGAGTAGGAGTGCATTATTGGGTAAATTAAGACTTTCTTTTGAATGGCAATTCAAACAACAACTGTTTGGACCTGGCTACTCAGTGCTGGTAtagaaattatttcactgaacttGGATCAAGAACTACACCTGCTGCTACTGgtgtctccagcagcaggagagcaCTTGCAGtggaaagtgcttttttttctaatgtgtgGAGAGAAACTGCAGCTTATGGCATCCTGGGTCAAGTCAAGCAGGGCTTTAGTCTTCTGCAAGTACTGACAGGTTGTACACATAGGATTCAAAGAAGGATGGGGTGGAATAAAAATTGAATTTCCCATTTGGGGCATTaccagaggaaggaggaagaaatgtaGTGGGCAAATTGGACTGTAACAGCAGGTTGGTAGTACTTGGTCCCTATCATGTGGCTGGATTCTGCTGATGAGAAGGTAATTAGTTTGAGGTAAGCGGCCTAAAAATAATGATCCCTTTTCTCTCATCTTCTACTGTACAAGACTGCTAAGGTACAAAGCCTGTTCCTGGGAGGTCCAACATCAAGTAGCATATGGCTACAATTTCTGAGTCTCTGTGTCAAAactctgctgcttcctttcacATGGATTTGGTCCCACCAAAACCAGTGTGTTTGCTTCTACCTGGtggctgctcagagcagcaggtGTAGCCTGTTCCAAGGCCTGTGGAGTGCAAGTGTCTTTCCTACAGCAAACccctcctttccccaggagtgCCGTAAACTGACGTGGGAGCAAGCTATGGCATCAGAGGAGCCTGCTGTCTGCTCCTTCGTGGACCAAACCACCTGGGAGCTCCTCAACCTGCTGGACGTAGTGGGGAGACGAAACGGACGGGTGCTGGTGATGGAGGTGGACAATGACAATGTGAGAGCTCCCTCGGTGCTGTTGGATTTTGCCCAGGACCTGTGTGGCACAGCTGATGTCAGAGCTAAACTACAGCAGGTGGAGAcgatggaagaggaggaggaggttcgGCCACATCTGGTTTTTATGCTGTGGCAAGCCGCTGTATTGAAGCAGCTCATGCAGTGGGAGCACCTGGATGAGGCCCTCTGGGATGTGAGGagcctcctcccctgcctgccagaTGTGCTGGTGCTTGTGATGATCCATCCAGGCCCCCAGGAGCAGCTGGACCAGGCAGTGGGAGCGCTTAGGAGGCTGCAGTGTCTGCTGGATGGGGCCTGGCAACTGGTGGTAGAGGCAGCGGTCTACAGTCCCGGCCAGCCTGGTGGTATCCTGGAGGCAAAGAGAGCTGCGTGTAGAGCACTGAGAGAAGTCTTAAACTGCCATGAAGGTATCCTGGGACGTAGCCAAACACAGGGGCAAGGGACACAGAGGCAGGCTTTTTGGAAATATAAACATGCACAGGGTCGGGCATGGAAGGGTGTGAGGGACAGTGTAGACGAATGTGATGTGTGGTGGCTGGGTTCAGATACAGGAGGAAAGTTAAACTAGACCTTGTGGGCAATGGGACCTAGAAATGAGAGTGAGGGCTTAagtgctgggatggggatgggtaaTGTGAGTCTGAGCCTACTGTGTGTCCTCTTCCAAGTTGGCTGGTGGTGGCTTTTGCTTCTTGCCCCAAAACACACGTGGCTGTGGAAATGCTGCTCAGTGTAAGAACTGCAGACCTGACTCCACTGCTGGGGCTTTTCATGATTTATGTTAAGAGCTCCACGGTCTCACTGACCCTGCGTTCTTCATTGGAGGGATGTGCCAACTTTTTGGGGTAAGCTATAGGTCAAAGCTTTGACCAGGGTGATGCCTGCTGTTCTATTATGTGCGTTTCCTCCCCTGCAAGTTGACTCCCAGGGTCGATTTATTGTTTTGCTCCCAGAGTTCAGTTACTGCTGTGCCCTACCTGAACATATGCCACACGAGGTATCAAAGATGGCTGGAGAATTAATTTCCTCGGGCAGCAGAATCTGGCAGGTTGGTTTTAGTGCTGTTCACCTGGATGTCTCTTTGTAGAAATACTCCCCTTCTGGTGCCTTGTTGGTCTGCCCAGTCCTTCTGCATGGACATGATTCAGTATGTGTCTGCTGCCAGAAGGGGACACTGTGCCCTCAGCATCACTCTGTCCTTGCTACAAAGCTCAGATTTCTTTGGCTACAAAGCTCAGATTTCTTTGCTGCATTGGCTGAACAATCTACCCCAGGAAATTTCTATCAAAAATCACTGAGTTTCTGCTTTGCATGAAATGCCTTGCTCGAATATCAAAATGTCCCCGAGAAACCTGCTGGGCTGTCCCCAAGAAACCAGCTGTCAACAGAGAGGGAGTCAGAGCAGGCCAGCAGCCTCTGGATTTTAAACTGTCCCAAAACAGATAGTGAAAGAAACTCAGAGGTAAGAGCTAAGACCACATTTTCCCAGGAGAGCCTGGATGCAGGGCTCTTTGGTACGTAGCTCCCATCAGCACAAAGCTCCTGAAATTCCCCAGGGTTCTTTGTAGTCACAGGACGGTGGGAGAGCAAAGTTTGCTGCCCCCTCTTGCTTATCGAACAAGATGCTGCAAACAAGACAAAGGTCCATCTCCTGTTGCACTGCTATTTGCCAAGACACTGTCCATACACCAGAACAGTTGAGGGGTCTGGGATGAGCTGTCTAAACTTGCTACACTGATCCGTGGGATCCTTCCCACCTACCCTGATGGAAGGACCTGCGGATGGTTTATGTGCACAGCATGCTCTGTAAGTCACTATTTCACAGACGGCCACTCCAGGCGTGCCTGGTAGCTCAGTGTGGTGTGTTTGGACATGCGACACCTTGCTGTCATTCATGCTGTGTTTTCATGCTTGTTGCCTGAGCAGCCCTTCAGTACGATGGGTGAAAGCAGCTTGCTGTATCTTCACCCAAACTCCACTGAGACCTGTAGATCAGGGTCCAAGTGCTGGCTTACTGAGGTCTCAGCACAGGTCTTGTGGGAGGTCTGAGCTGAACCCACGGCATGTATGGGGCTGAGAATCAGCTGGAGCGAGGACGGTCCTCATCTATGCACAAATGCAGACTGACACTGCTGAGCCCTTCTGTAGCAGGAAATCAATCAGCATCCTCGTCAAACTAGAGGCACTACAAGTAAAACAGTACATTTGTGTTCGCTTCTcattcctgggtaaaaaaaaataaataatctgtgcAGATGAAAACCCAACGTTTAGCCAACTGTCAGTTAAAGGAGCTGTTGCAGGCAGCTGACCTTGCACCCATAAAAGTGGGTACCAGTAGACATCCAGCAGGTTGAATTACTGGGATGGGTTATTTTGGATGGGAGAAGCTGTGGGAGCagtagattatttttgttttgaaggcCAATGGCCCATGTAGTAACTGAACTCATTTCCCGTCCTCTCTGGGCATGGCAAAGCACTATGGTTAGTTCCACATTTTTGCATggggagtttaaatgtatttcttctctgttttttttacaGATCTTGTATCCACCTAAGATCTTATCAATCTccaaaagaagtattaaaaaccTGGTGTTTATTTAATTtccctgtgtgtctgtgtgtaccTATAAGCTTTAAAGCTGTACATCAAAGTCTATGAAACTCCTGCTGAAGCTGGAGGTTTGTGCAGTATAGTATGGAAGGGGTGGGATTTGAGTGTGGTACAGAGCCTCTGAACCAACTTTTCTCAGGGACAGGATCCTCcatgttatttttcaaatatggGTTCTTTCCACATCCTTAAGGACAGTGTGGctttacaaagcaaaacaacctTCCTGCAGGTGTTTGGATGGTGCTGGTGCTTGGCAGCCTCTTGGATTAGGTGCTGGTTCTGTGAAAAAACCTGCTTtaaaggaggggggaaaatgACCTTGTCCAGTTGTCTAAATATAATTATAACACACACACTTGACCCAATTGCTCTG comes from the Accipiter gentilis chromosome 6, bAccGen1.1, whole genome shotgun sequence genome and includes:
- the LOC126039863 gene encoding uncharacterized protein LOC126039863 isoform X3, with translation MASEEPAVCSFVDQTTWELLNLLDVVGRRNGRVLVMEVDNDNVRAPSVLLDFAQDLCGTADVRAKLQQVETMEEEEEVRPHLVFMLWQAAVLKQLMQWEHLDEALWDVRSLLPCLPDVLVLVMIHPGPQEQLDQAVGALRRLQCLLDGAWQLVVEAAVYSPGQPGGILEAKRAACRALREVLNCHEDLVST
- the LOC126039863 gene encoding uncharacterized protein LOC126039863 isoform X2, producing MASEEPAVCSFVDQTTWELLNLLDVVGRRNGRVLVMEVDNDNVRAPSVLLDFAQDLCGTADVRAKLQQVETMEEEEEVRPHLVFMLWQAAVLKQLMQWEHLDEALWDVRSLLPCLPDVLVLVMIHPGPQEQLDQAVGALRRLQCLLDGAWQLVVEAAVYSPGQPGGILEAKRAACRALREVLNCHEVGWWWLLLLAPKHTWLWKCCSV
- the LOC126039863 gene encoding uncharacterized protein LOC126039863 isoform X1, translated to MASEEPAVCSFVDQTTWELLNLLDVVGRRNGRVLVMEVDNDNVRAPSVLLDFAQDLCGTADVRAKLQQVETMEEEEEVRPHLVFMLWQAAVLKQLMQWEHLDEALWDVRSLLPCLPDVLVLVMIHPGPQEQLDQAVGALRRLQCLLDGAWQLVVEAAVYSPGQPGGILEAKRAACRALREVLNCHEGILGRSQTQGQGTQRQAFWKYKHAQGRAWKGVRDSVDECDVWWLGSDTGGKLN